The following nucleotide sequence is from Barnesiella viscericola DSM 18177.
CTTTTCTATTCTCTCGCATGAGTAGCACTTGGGGTTTAGGGTAATTAGAATCTCAGACTTACTCCGGCCGTGAGGAATCCTTTGTATCCGAGGCCGGCTTCGAGGAATCCGCCGATGCGGTGGTTACCTACGCGCAGGGCAATGGGGTTTACCTGGTAGGCAAAGGTGGTGGATATGTTGCTCTTTTTGGAACTGTTGTTGGCCGTCTTGTCGAGGCTGGTTTCGGAGTGGCTTACCAAATCGACACCGGCAGCGGCACCTCCATACAGTTCAACGACACCTTTTTTGAAGTATACAAACTCGACGGTGGGCAACAGCATGAAGTTGAGGCCTTTCTCTTTCAGCGAGGGAGCCGTTTCGCCTACCAGAGCCAGTTTGCTGGTCGATTGGGCGAACCCCAAATCGGCACCTACTCTGAATCGGGCAATCGAGTAGCGGTATCCCAAACCGTAGACCAGACTCGATTTTTCGTCGCTGCGCTTGCTCCCTGTCACGGCATCGGAGAGCCCCATGCCAAAGATGTTGGCAAGACCGAGGGTGAGACCGTCGCTGGCCGAGAGGCGAATTTCGTGTCGGTTCATAGACTGGTTGGTATTTTGGGCGGTTTCTTGTCCTTTTACAACGTGGCTGCTTACGGCTGCGCACAAAAGTAATGCAATAAATTTGATTTTCATAATGGGTTAAATTTTTTCGATGAATAATGGTGAGCCGTTTTTTCTCTCCGCTTCTCGGCGGGGTGGGAAGCCGGCTGCTTCTGCTGTCCCGAGCCATTCACTTAGCTATGTGATTTTGACCTTATAACGCCGCAAAAGGAAAATCCCCCTATTTATCGTGAAAAAAATTTTGATAATTTCTGTTATATACCTGATAATCAATGCATAATATAAAAAGGAAAAGAACTGTCGGGTGAACCGTGTTGAAACCGTAGTGTCTAATGTTTGTCATGGAGGCTGTTGTGATGGAGAATAATAAAAATCGTATATTTGCTGCGAGAGTAATCGAAGATTGTAGAATCCTGTAAAAAAGAGAAAACTATGAAAGGAAAACTGTGTATGATGGCCGCTCTGCTACTGATGGTATCGCAAGGAATCCAGGCCCAGCATGTGACCCGGGCCGTGGCTCATCGGGGCTACTGGACCTGTGAAGGCTCCGCTCAAAACTCGCTCACCTCGTTGCAGAAGGCCTATGAGGCCGGTTGCTGGGGCTCGGAGCTGGATATCTGGCTGACGGCCGACGGAGAGTTGGTTGTGAACCACGATGCACATACGCTCGATGGATTGGTTATCGAGAAGACCGACTCGAAACAGTTGTTGAAATCGAAGTTGAAGAATGGCGAGACGCTTCCTTCCTTGGAGGCTTATCTCGATGCCGGTAAGTTGTTGACCCCGATGATGCTGGTTTTGGAGCTGAAAACCCAGTCTACCCCCGAGCGGAATATTGAGTTGGCCCGCAAGGTGGTCGATATGGTGAAAGACAAGGGCATGGAAGACCAGGTGGAGTATATCGCATTCAGCAATCAGGTGGGTACCGAACTTATCCGGCTGGCTCCCGAGGCCAAGGTGGCCTACCTCAATGGCGACAAGACTCCGGCCGAGCTCAAAGAGTTGGGCTATACGGGGCTCGATTATGAAGACCGAGTGCTCAAAGCGCATGAAGATTGGATAGATGCGGCGCATCTCCTGGGTCTCACCGTGAATGTGTGGACGGTCAACGATGAGGACGATTTACGTTATTTCATCGACCGCAAGGCCGACTATATCACGACCAACGAACCGGTGCTCCTGTTGGAGTTGTTGAAACGATAGATTGATTCCCCGATCACACCGGGGTATAAAAATAGCGAGGGGCTACCGATTCGGTCGGTAGCCCCTCGCTTTATGTCGTATCGTTCGATTCGATTAGAATACAACAACCTTTTGACGGTTGATAACATAGATGCCGGCCGGCAGAGTTACTACGTTGTTACCCTCGGCGAGTTCGATTTGGCGAACTTGTGCACCGGTGAGGGTGTAGATGGCAACCGACGCAGGCGTATCGGTTACAATCGTAATCTCTCCCTTGCCATTGATGACCTTCATGCCGTTGGCTTCGACTGTGGCAATGCCCGAAGCAAGACCCTCTTTGATGGTCAGGTCGGTGATTTCCCAGGTCGATGCACCGTCGGTTGTGCTCGTATATCGGAATGCAAAGCGGATAGGCGAGGTAAGATCTTGCAATTCAATATCGCCCGATTCTACCCATTTGAAAGTCTCCGTAGGCCAGGTAGCATTCTCGGAGATGTTGTTCCACGTAGCATCGGTCGGTTGCATGGTGTTGGGATCATAGTCGGTCGAATAGAGCAATTCCAATGCATTGCCGTCGTAATTGAACCAGGAGCTGAAATTCAGAATGATGTTGTTGGCCGTTACGGCAGGCGAGATGAGGTAGGCCTCGCTTTCGGTATTTTTCCCGTTGATATATCCACTGATTTTGGCTCCATACTGAGAGTCGGACGTCCACAGAGCCGAACCAACTGTGGTGGCGGAAATCCAGTCGCCCAAACCTGATTTGAAATCGGTCGAATAGGGTAGTGTAACCGACGATGCCTTTACGGTCAGGGTATATTGTGCCACACCTTCGCGATAGGTGTCATCGGCTTCGGTAGTGGCTTTGATTACGGTGGTACCGGGGCCTACCAGGGTTACCATGCCCGTGGCATCGATGGTAGCTACCTCTTGGTTGCTGCTGCTGTATGTAATCGGTCTCTCGGGAGTAGCTGTGGCGGCACTGTTGTAGGTGAGGCCCTCTTCAAAGAAGAGTGTTTTATCACCGTTTACTTCGTCGAACGTAACTACTACTTTCGGGGTTGTCTCTTGAATGGAGAGGTCGGTGACTTGCCAAGCGGCTGCCTCCGAGTTGGAGCATGTATATTTGAATGCAAATCGGATAGGAGATGTGAGCGAATAAAGTTCTACATTGCCCGATTCTACTGCTGAACTCCATTCATCGGAACCCAAAGCTCCCCAAGAAGCCATATCGGTAATATCGTTCCAAGTAGCCTCTGTGGGTTGCATGGTGTTGGGGTTGTAATCGGTAGAGTAAAGCAGTTGCAGATTATTCCCTGCAAAACGTGTTTGGGTGGTGAATGTCAACAGGATATTTTCGGCCGTTACTTCGGGTGAGATAAGGTATACTTCCGATTCACCTTTGCCATGACCATTGATTTGAGCTCCATATTGGGTCGAGTTCCATTGAGTAGTGCCTTGTGTGGCGATGGTAAGCCAGTTTTCAAATCCCGATTTGAAATCGATTGTATAGGGCAATGTTGCCGAGGCTTCCAGTACTGTCAGGGTATATTGTGCCAGTCCGGCAGCATACATTTCGTCGCCTTCGGTGGCAGCACTGATGACCGTCGTACCGGGGCCTACCAAGGTTACTTCTCCTGTTTCGGTATCGATGGTAGCTACTTCTTGGTTTTCGCTGCTGTATGTAATAGGTCTCTCGGGAGTAGCCGTGGCCGCGCTGTTATAGGTGAATCCTTCGGTGAATACCAAAGTTTTTTCGTTGCTGATGTTGTTGAACGCTAATTTTATTTTTTTATGAGCCGTTTGAATGGCCAGATCGGTAATTTGCCATCCGGCAGCGTCTTCATTAGCAGGAACAAGATATTTGAAGGCAAAGCGGATAGGTTCAGTGAGGTCAAAGAATTCGATTTCACCTGATTCTACGGCCGTACCCCAGCCGGCCCCCGAAGTACCCCAAGATGCTCTGTCGGTAATATCGTTCCAGGTAGCTTCGGTGGGTTGCATGGTATTGGGATTGTAGTCGGTTGAGTAGAGTAGTTGCAGGTCATTGCCCGAGAATCCTTTCTGGTTGACAAAAGTCAACAAGATATTTTCATCTTCTATCTTGGGTGAGATGAGATAGGCTTCGGTTGCACCTTTCCCGGCTGCATTGATTTGAGCTCCATATTGTGACGAACTCCATTGTGCCGTACCGGTTGTAGTAATGGAAATCCAGTCGCCGAGACCCGATTTGAAATCGGTCGAGTAGGGCAGCGTAACCGACGATGCCTTTACGGTCAGGGTATATTGTGCTACACCTTCGCGATAGGTGTCGTCGGCTTCGGTAGTGGCTTTGATTACGGTGGTACCGGGGCCTACCAGGGTTACCACGCCCGTGGCATCGATGGTAGCTACCTCTTGGTTGCTGCTGCTGTATGTAATCGGTCTTTCGGGATCGGCCGTAGCAGCACTGTTATAGGTGAGGCCCTCTTCAAAGAAGAGTGTTTTATCACCGCTTACTTCGTTGAAAGTTACCATTACGTTGGACTTTCCATCGCTCAAACGATAGAGGGTAATGTTTTGTTGCGATCCGTCATAATAGCATGCAAATCTTTCGGAATTTTTCACGGGATTGCACTGCAAGAAACGTCTGTTTACTTTGGCATTCTTGAAGAGGTATGCATTTTTGTTACTATCGTATTCGATTATCCAGCCGGCTCTGTCGCTGGTGTATTCGGCATCGGCATAGGCGTTATTGTTCTTGCTGTCTGATGTGGCACCGTTATAAGCTACATAGATACCGTTGTTGGAGATGGAATAGTTTCCGTCAGATTCCAAGGTGATATTCCACATGATAGATTGGTCGTAGGTCGTGATTTTCCCTTCGGTCAGATTAATCGAGTTGGCTACGAAGTAGTCGTTCGTGTTGGTCGAACTCATGACAAAAACCGAGTTGGCATTGTCGGGGCTTTGATAAGCGAGAATGTATTGTCCGTCGGTGATGGATCCGTCGGTTACCTTCTCAAACGTTTTAATATCGGCAGGGTCGATTACTCGTAAGGTATATTCAACCGAGGCTGCGGTATGGGTCTCGGTTTCGGCTACTTCAGCTTTGATTACAGTCGTTCCCCCGGCAAGCAAGGTGACTACTCCATCTTGTTCGATGGTAGCTACCTCTTGGTTGCTGCTGCTGTAAATGATGGTGGCGTCCGATGTTGTGGTGGCTTCGCTGTTGTAGTTGCCGTCGGTCAACATCTTTTCACAGGTCGTGCCTTCAATATCGTTGAAGCTGATGGTGGCATCGCTCTTCCCGGTATCTACTCGATAAAGGGTAGGATTTTTCTCGGAGCCGGAGTTTGAATAACAGGCAAAGCGAACAATTGAGACATTAGAGTTATATCGTAATAGCCTGCTGCTGGTTCCGCTGTTTGCTATTTGGAAGGTATTGTTGGATGTCGAGGTAATATTCCAAGTGGATTTACCATCTGTCATTGTTTCAGATAAATTGATCTTGGTGCCATCATTCATATAATTGACAAACTGGCCATTGTTGCTGATGGTATAGGTTCCATTCTCATTTCGGGCAATATCCCATATAATAGCCTCGTTGTCGGTGATAATCTTACCTTCGGAAAGATTGATATTTGAACACTCAAAATAGCTTCCTCCGTTGGTATTGTTCATGGCAACGACCGAGGTGGCGTCGTCACGCTCTTGATAAACGATGATATATTTTCCGTCGGTCACGGTACCGTTGGTTACCTTGACAAAGGTTGTCATCGATGCCGGGTCGATAACGGTTAGGGTATATTGAATCGAGGCGGCGTTGAAGGTCTCGGTCTCGGCTACCTCGGCCTTGATGACCGTGGTACCTGTGGCATGCAGGGTAACTGCACCGTTGTCAATCGTAGCTACCTCTTGGTTACTGCTGCTGTAAACGATAGGTGCGTCCGATGTCGTGGTGGCCACACTGCTGTAACTGCCTTCGCTCAACTCTTTGGTTACATTGCCTGTAATGCCGGTAAAGGTGAGTTCGGGGTCTTGTAAAGCAGCGTTGGCCAACGGTGTAATTTCAATTTGTGTGATATGAGGAGTACTTGACCCTTTTTTGAGAGTAATGCTTGCATTGGTCGAGGAGACCGTAAGCGTGAGGGTGGAGGTGCCTGAAACCGAGTTGTCGGTTCCCGTCTCTTCGAGGGTCAATGTCCCTGTATGAGTAACAGTTACCTGAAATCCATGCTGAGTTTCAAAGGATGGAGAAGTCAATACTCCAGTGGAATTTTTGAGCTGTATATAAGTAGCGGTTGCAGGTTTTTCATTTTGTGGCATGACATTGTAAAAATTCCAAGTATAGTCTACACCATCACTTCCCGGGAAGATTTGATCCCCTTTGAATTTGTCATACCCACTACTTTCATTTTCATGGTTCTTAACTAATTTCGTCCAGTCGTTAAACGTAACACTTTGTGTAAGGGGGACTGCCCAACCCGGGGTGGCACCCCACAACAGAGCTATCAACAAGACAGCGGTGTGCAAAAAGTAACTTTTTTTCATAAGCGTATGTTTTAGAGTTTGATTATCTATATTTTTGTTAATATTAATTGGGAGAAACAAAAATATAAAATAGTGCTCGAATGAAAAAGGTTTTTTCGAGAAACTTTCTGTTTATTAACAAGATTGTCACATAGGCCCTTATTCTGGCTCTTTTTTATTTATTTTGCAGCAGAATTGAATCCAATTATTTGACAAAATGACAAAAGAGATAGAAAAGCCGATTAAGATTTTGTTTGTGTGCCTGGGTAACATTTGCCGGTCGCCGGCAGCCGAAGGGGTATTTCTTCATCTGGCGCGCGAGCGGGGAGTGACCGACCGCTTTGTGGTCGACTCGGCCGGTACGTATGGGGGACATGCGGGTGAGTTGCCCGACCCTCGTATGCGGGCGCATGCGGCCCGGCGCGGTTATTTGCTGGAACATCGCAGCCGTCCGGTGCGCCCCGACGATTTCGACGATTTCGACCTGATTCTGGGTATGGACGACTACAACATTGACACGTTGCGGTCGATGGCCGACACGCCCGAGCAGGAGGCCAAGGTGCACCGCATGACCGACTATTGCCGGCACTACCCGGTCGATTGCATTCCCGACCCCTATTACGGCGGAGCCGATGGTTTTGAAAATGTGTTGAATGTGCTCGAAGATGCCTGCGAGGGGCTTATCGACGAGACGTTGGGCGAAAAATAGTCCTTGTACCTCCTCTCTCCTTCATCTGGTTGATACGCACCCTTGCCGCCTACGCAGGACAGCCGGATTACTCCTCGATTCCGAAGAGGTCTTTAAGAATGAGTCGGGTGGCCCCGGTGTGCGAGGCTATGTAGTGGCCGGCGTTGTGGCTGGCCGTAGCCAGGGCGTCGGGGTCGGAGAGCAGGCGGTCGGCCGTGGCGCGGAAGGCTTCGCCCGAGTCGATGGCGAATCCGCCTCCGCAGGCGATAAGTTCGTGAGCCTCCTTGAAGCGGCGATGGTTGGGCCCGAAGATGACGGGCAGGTCATAGACGGCAGCCTCGGCAATGTTGTGTATGCCGGCGCCGAATCCGCCTCCCACATAGGCCAGGATGCCGTAGCGGTAGATCGACGAGAGCAGCCCGAAGCAGTCGATGATGAGGCAGTCGCACGTGGCGGCTGTGGCCTCGGTAGCTTGGGTATAGCGCAGGGTGGGGCGTTTGAGCAGGCTCTCGATGAAGAGCAGGTGCGACTCGTGTATCTCGTGCGGAGCTATGATGAGCTTGATGTCGTCGCGGTGGTTGAAGTAGTCGAGGATAAACTCCTCGTCCTTGGGCCACGAACTCCCGGCGACGAGTACTTTTTTCCCTTGGGCGAATGCCTCGATGACGGGCAGATCCTTGGCCGACAGTCTGATGTCGCTCACGCGGTCGAAGCGGGTGTCGCCCACGACCGACACGTTGGTGATGCCGATGCCGGCCAGCAGTTGGCGTGACTGTTCGTTCTGGATATAGAGGTGGGTAAAGTTGCGCAAGATGCGGCGGAAATAGCCTCCGTAGAACCGGAAGAATACCTGATTGGGACGGAAGATGGCCGAGATGCTGTATGTGGGGATATTCCGTCGTTTGAGTTCGTTGAGGTAGTTGGCCCAGAACTCGTATTTGATGAAGATGGCCTGGGTGGGCCGGGTGAGGTCGAGGAATCGCTTGACATTGCCCGGCAGGTCGAAGGGGAGGTAGCACACGAGGTCGGCTCCCGGGTAGTTCTTGCGCACCTCGTAGCCCGAGGGGGAGAAGAAGGTGAGCAGGATACGGGTGTCGGGCCGTGCCTTGCGAATGGCTTCGATGAGGGGACGCCCCTGTTCAAACTCGCCCAGCGACGAGGCATGAATCCACAGGTAGCCGCCCTGCGGGTCGGCGTGCTGCGACAGGTAGTCGAAGATGCCTTTTTGCCCTTGTGTCAACTTGCGGGCTTTGGCATTGCGCATACCGGCCAGAGCGACCAATTGTTTGTAGCAATATATTCCAAAATTGTAAATCAGTTTCATAGTCGGCGAATTTCCTCGTAGAGGTTTACAAGATGTTTTTCAGATATCCCCGGTTTTTTGCCGTCTTCCGCTCTTTCCAGGCCTGGTCGTCGAGGTAGAACCGCAGGACGAGCTGTTGCTGGAAGTCGAGGTTCCCCGGCGTGTAGTGCAGATTGAACGAGGCCAGGCAGTTGAGGTAGCTCTTGCGGAAGAGGTAGGCATATATGTCGGTGCGATTATAGGTCGGTGATTGGTAGAAGGGGTCGCCCTGGTTGAGCTGTGCGCCCAATTGGGGATAGAGCGGCATTTGCGCCCCTCCCTTGTAGAAGGTGTTGTGCAGTCCCAGGAATCGCCATTCGGCCCGCAGGTCGACAAGCAGGCCTTGCGGATGGTGCCAGGTGCCCACGTTGCGCAGCCGGTCGAGGCTGAGGTGATAGCCCACTTTGAGCGTGAGCGTGTCGAGCGGGGTGCAGGGGGTGAGATCCAGACCTACGTAGGGACTGACGATGAGGTTGTCGGTCACGGTGTAGCGGTCGTCCGAGTGGCGCGGCCGGGCCAGATGGTTCATGACCAGATGCCCTCCGGCAAAGAGGTAGGGCAGGGGTTGCCACCGTCCGTTGAAGACCACCATGAAGGCCTCGCGCTTCACCTCGGTCTGCACCTGACGCCAGTCGACGTAGAGTTCGGCAAACCCTTTGGGGTGTACATACTGGAAGAGGGCTCCCGCGATGTTGGGTCTGTAATAGGTGAGCGAGTCGTATTGCAGGATAGCCGGTTCGTTCTCGATCAGCTGGGTGCGGGGAAACATACCCATCGACATGCGGAATCGCGGCGATGAGTAGCGGTAGTAGACCGTGGGGTGTATGCGGGCATTCTCGGTAGAGCCGTCGATGGGTTGCACCCACGAGGCTCCTGCCATGATGGCGCTGTGGCCTATGCACACTCCTATCTCGGGCGAGAGTCGCGTGCCGAAGAGGGTCTGCGACTCGACCTTGGAGTAGCCGTACTCCCGGTTGTCGAAAAAGGCCGTCATGTCTACGCTCCATGCCACTTGCTGCGCCCGAGCGGGGAGCAGGGCGGCCAGGAGTGTGACGACAAGCAGTATGTGTGTGCGACGGCAACTCATCAACCCAGGTATTCGATGGCTCGTTCGATGCGTTTGATGGTCTCCTCCTTGCCCATGATTTCGGTGATGTCGAACATGTGCGGACCTTTGCACTCGCCCACCACGGCCAGACGGAAGGCATTCATCACATTGCCCAGGTGGTAGCCGTTGCGTTCGATCCAGTCGAGCACCACTTTCTCGGCGTGGGCCGACGAGAGGTCGTCGAGGTTGCGCAGAATCTCGATCAGTTCGCGCATGATGGCGGGGGTATCCTCTTTCCAGCGCTTCTTGACCGATTTCTCTTCATAGCTGGTAGGAGCCACGAAGAAGAAGGCAGCCTGGTCCCACAGCTCCTTGACGAAACTTACCCGACCTTTGACCAGCCCGATGATGCGGGCCACGGTGGTGGGGTCGGCCTCGATGCCTTTCTCTTTGAGAATGGGCATGAAGAGGGTGGTGAGCTCTTCGTTGCTCTTTTCCTGTATATATTTATGGTTGAACCATTTGCCTTTTTCGTAGTCGAATTTGGCTCCGCTCTTGCTGCATTTTTCGAGCGAGAAGAGCTTGATGAGCTCGTCCATCGACAGAATCTCCTGATCGTTGCCGGGGTTCCAGCCCAGCAGGGCGAGGAAATTGAC
It contains:
- a CDS encoding low molecular weight protein-tyrosine-phosphatase produces the protein MTKEIEKPIKILFVCLGNICRSPAAEGVFLHLARERGVTDRFVVDSAGTYGGHAGELPDPRMRAHAARRGYLLEHRSRPVRPDDFDDFDLILGMDDYNIDTLRSMADTPEQEAKVHRMTDYCRHYPVDCIPDPYYGGADGFENVLNVLEDACEGLIDETLGEK
- a CDS encoding Ig-like domain-containing protein, with product MKKSYFLHTAVLLIALLWGATPGWAVPLTQSVTFNDWTKLVKNHENESSGYDKFKGDQIFPGSDGVDYTWNFYNVMPQNEKPATATYIQLKNSTGVLTSPSFETQHGFQVTVTHTGTLTLEETGTDNSVSGTSTLTLTVSSTNASITLKKGSSTPHITQIEITPLANAALQDPELTFTGITGNVTKELSEGSYSSVATTTSDAPIVYSSSNQEVATIDNGAVTLHATGTTVIKAEVAETETFNAASIQYTLTVIDPASMTTFVKVTNGTVTDGKYIIVYQERDDATSVVAMNNTNGGSYFECSNINLSEGKIITDNEAIIWDIARNENGTYTISNNGQFVNYMNDGTKINLSETMTDGKSTWNITSTSNNTFQIANSGTSSRLLRYNSNVSIVRFACYSNSGSEKNPTLYRVDTGKSDATISFNDIEGTTCEKMLTDGNYNSEATTTSDATIIYSSSNQEVATIEQDGVVTLLAGGTTVIKAEVAETETHTAASVEYTLRVIDPADIKTFEKVTDGSITDGQYILAYQSPDNANSVFVMSSTNTNDYFVANSINLTEGKITTYDQSIMWNITLESDGNYSISNNGIYVAYNGATSDSKNNNAYADAEYTSDRAGWIIEYDSNKNAYLFKNAKVNRRFLQCNPVKNSERFACYYDGSQQNITLYRLSDGKSNVMVTFNEVSGDKTLFFEEGLTYNSAATADPERPITYSSSNQEVATIDATGVVTLVGPGTTVIKATTEADDTYREGVAQYTLTVKASSVTLPYSTDFKSGLGDWISITTTGTAQWSSSQYGAQINAAGKGATEAYLISPKIEDENILLTFVNQKGFSGNDLQLLYSTDYNPNTMQPTEATWNDITDRASWGTSGAGWGTAVESGEIEFFDLTEPIRFAFKYLVPANEDAAGWQITDLAIQTAHKKIKLAFNNISNEKTLVFTEGFTYNSAATATPERPITYSSENQEVATIDTETGEVTLVGPGTTVISAATEGDEMYAAGLAQYTLTVLEASATLPYTIDFKSGFENWLTIATQGTTQWNSTQYGAQINGHGKGESEVYLISPEVTAENILLTFTTQTRFAGNNLQLLYSTDYNPNTMQPTEATWNDITDMASWGALGSDEWSSAVESGNVELYSLTSPIRFAFKYTCSNSEAAAWQVTDLSIQETTPKVVVTFDEVNGDKTLFFEEGLTYNSAATATPERPITYSSSNQEVATIDATGMVTLVGPGTTVIKATTEADDTYREGVAQYTLTVKASSVTLPYSTDFKSGLGDWISATTVGSALWTSDSQYGAKISGYINGKNTESEAYLISPAVTANNIILNFSSWFNYDGNALELLYSTDYDPNTMQPTDATWNNISENATWPTETFKWVESGDIELQDLTSPIRFAFRYTSTTDGASTWEITDLTIKEGLASGIATVEANGMKVINGKGEITIVTDTPASVAIYTLTGAQVRQIELAEGNNVVTLPAGIYVINRQKVVVF
- a CDS encoding glycerophosphodiester phosphodiesterase family protein; translated protein: MKGKLCMMAALLLMVSQGIQAQHVTRAVAHRGYWTCEGSAQNSLTSLQKAYEAGCWGSELDIWLTADGELVVNHDAHTLDGLVIEKTDSKQLLKSKLKNGETLPSLEAYLDAGKLLTPMMLVLELKTQSTPERNIELARKVVDMVKDKGMEDQVEYIAFSNQVGTELIRLAPEAKVAYLNGDKTPAELKELGYTGLDYEDRVLKAHEDWIDAAHLLGLTVNVWTVNDEDDLRYFIDRKADYITTNEPVLLLELLKR
- a CDS encoding 3-deoxy-D-manno-octulosonic acid transferase, with the protein product MKLIYNFGIYCYKQLVALAGMRNAKARKLTQGQKGIFDYLSQHADPQGGYLWIHASSLGEFEQGRPLIEAIRKARPDTRILLTFFSPSGYEVRKNYPGADLVCYLPFDLPGNVKRFLDLTRPTQAIFIKYEFWANYLNELKRRNIPTYSISAIFRPNQVFFRFYGGYFRRILRNFTHLYIQNEQSRQLLAGIGITNVSVVGDTRFDRVSDIRLSAKDLPVIEAFAQGKKVLVAGSSWPKDEEFILDYFNHRDDIKLIIAPHEIHESHLLFIESLLKRPTLRYTQATEATAATCDCLIIDCFGLLSSIYRYGILAYVGGGFGAGIHNIAEAAVYDLPVIFGPNHRRFKEAHELIACGGGFAIDSGEAFRATADRLLSDPDALATASHNAGHYIASHTGATRLILKDLFGIEE